The Dietzia sp. ANT_WB102 region AGGTCCCACACTGGCTGGACTACCAGTCCGTGGTCGCAGACCTGGCGGATGACGGTGTCGCCGCACCAGAGCCGTTCGTCGAAGGCCTGCAGACGGTGGTGAGGGAAGCCAGCGACCGGGGCCTGGACCTCAAGGTGGTCTACACCGAGGCTCCTGCAGCCGTCTACACGGACGCCCGCGACGTCGCAATGTTCCTCAACGACGAGTTCGGGGGCACGATCCTCGTGCGGACCCCGGCGTTCATCGGCAGCTCCAGTGACACCATCCCTCGGCACCAGCTCGAGGCCGGTCAGGACGACGCCTGGGAGGAGCCCGACCCGGTGACCTCCGCGT contains the following coding sequences:
- a CDS encoding DUF6676 family protein; the encoded protein is MDKPAESVTLLAYEAEPIVSLREGEVPHWLDYQSVVADLADDGVAAPEPFVEGLQTVVREASDRGLDLKVVYTEAPAAVYTDARDVAMFLNDEFGGTILVRTPAFIGSSSDTIPRHQLEAGQDDAWEEPDPVTSASIFVQKVTAPAPQWGVLTATAMVVAILVVVAFAVVLRRRTRG